A genome region from Ahaetulla prasina isolate Xishuangbanna chromosome 8, ASM2864084v1, whole genome shotgun sequence includes the following:
- the SRD5A3 gene encoding polyprenol reductase isoform X3: MFPRGKSNRWFYHFYVVSVTWNGFVLLLFTQCVLFSRSFPSWLQDLLDILVGAKEDRGVGGSENGAEFLSAFLVCFLVWVNSCRRLKECLHVSIYSGGVIHFAHYCFGLFYYVLVGFTVLCQVPANGREGKAHSLTVRWYHVLGLVMFCWASAHQHRCHVILANLRKDKSGKVSSLDHSIPFGDWFEMVSSPHYFAEFLIYTSMAVTFGFYNLTWWLVVTYVFFNQAVSAVLCHEYYLNKFKHYPKYRKAYIPFIF; the protein is encoded by the exons ATGTTCCCAAGAGGTAAATCAAACAG GTGGTTCTACCATTTTTATGTTGTGTCTGTGACCTGGAATGGCTTCGTGTTACTGCTGTTTACGCAGTGTGTGCTTTTCTCTCGATCGTTTCCCTCCTGGCTTCAGGATTTGCTTGACATTCTTGTTGGAGCAAAGGAAGACAGAGGCGTCGGTGGCTCAGAAAATG GTGCTGAATTCCTGTCAGCCTTCCTGGTCTGCTTTTTGGTCTGGGTGAATAGCTGTCGACGGTTAAAAGAATGTCTTCACGTCAGCATCTATTCTGGAGGGGTCATTCATTTTGCACACTACTGCTTTGGCCTTTTTTACTATGTTTTGGTGGGGTTCACAGTGTTGTGTCAGGTGCCAGCAAATGGTAGAGAAG GCAAAGCTCACTCACTGACAGTCCGCTGGTACCACGTTCTAGGACTTGTGATGTTCTGTTGGGCTTCTGCCCATCAACACAGATGTCATGTTATTCTTGCTAACCTTCGAAAAGATAAATCAG gaaaggTCTCCAGTTTGGATCACAGCATTCCTTTTGGAGACTGGTTTGAAATGGTGTCCAGTCCTCATTATTTTGCAGAATTTCTCATATATACATCAATGGCTGTCACTTTTGGATTTTATAACTTAACTTGGTGGCTAGTGGTGACATACGTCTTTTTTAACCAGGCAGTAAGTGCTGTTTTGTGCCACGAATATTACTTAAACAAATTTAAGCACTATCCAAAATATCGGAAAGCATATataccttttattttttaa
- the SRD5A3 gene encoding polyprenol reductase isoform X1, protein MLAAVWLALAACFFAALLVLLVLPLKRSPGALSLNLSGIFQDLIRYGKTKTACGQRPALLQIFDVPKRWFYHFYVVSVTWNGFVLLLFTQCVLFSRSFPSWLQDLLDILVGAKEDRGVGGSENGAEFLSAFLVCFLVWVNSCRRLKECLHVSIYSGGVIHFAHYCFGLFYYVLVGFTVLCQVPANGREGKAHSLTVRWYHVLGLVMFCWASAHQHRCHVILANLRKDKSGKVSSLDHSIPFGDWFEMVSSPHYFAEFLIYTSMAVTFGFYNLTWWLVVTYVFFNQAVSAVLCHEYYLNKFKHYPKYRKAYIPFIF, encoded by the exons ATGTTGGCTGCGGTGTGGCTGGCTTTGGCTGCTTGTTTCTTCGCCGCGCTGCTGGTTCTGCTAGTCCTGCCGCTGAAAAGATCACCCGGGGCTCTCTCGCTTAACCTCTCCGGGATCTTTCAAGATCTGATCCGGTACGGGAAGACCAAGACAGCCTGTGGGCAGCGTCCTGCCCTTCTGCAGATCTTTGATGTTCCCAAGAG GTGGTTCTACCATTTTTATGTTGTGTCTGTGACCTGGAATGGCTTCGTGTTACTGCTGTTTACGCAGTGTGTGCTTTTCTCTCGATCGTTTCCCTCCTGGCTTCAGGATTTGCTTGACATTCTTGTTGGAGCAAAGGAAGACAGAGGCGTCGGTGGCTCAGAAAATG GTGCTGAATTCCTGTCAGCCTTCCTGGTCTGCTTTTTGGTCTGGGTGAATAGCTGTCGACGGTTAAAAGAATGTCTTCACGTCAGCATCTATTCTGGAGGGGTCATTCATTTTGCACACTACTGCTTTGGCCTTTTTTACTATGTTTTGGTGGGGTTCACAGTGTTGTGTCAGGTGCCAGCAAATGGTAGAGAAG GCAAAGCTCACTCACTGACAGTCCGCTGGTACCACGTTCTAGGACTTGTGATGTTCTGTTGGGCTTCTGCCCATCAACACAGATGTCATGTTATTCTTGCTAACCTTCGAAAAGATAAATCAG gaaaggTCTCCAGTTTGGATCACAGCATTCCTTTTGGAGACTGGTTTGAAATGGTGTCCAGTCCTCATTATTTTGCAGAATTTCTCATATATACATCAATGGCTGTCACTTTTGGATTTTATAACTTAACTTGGTGGCTAGTGGTGACATACGTCTTTTTTAACCAGGCAGTAAGTGCTGTTTTGTGCCACGAATATTACTTAAACAAATTTAAGCACTATCCAAAATATCGGAAAGCATATataccttttattttttaa
- the SRD5A3 gene encoding polyprenol reductase isoform X2 has translation MLAAVWLALAACFFAALLVLLVLPLKRSPGALSLNLSGIFQDLIRYGKTKTACGQRPALLQIFDVPKRWFYHFYVVSVTWNGFVLLLFTQCVLFSRSFPSWLQDLLDILVGAKEDRGVGGSENGAEFLSAFLVCFLVWVNSCRRLKECLHVSIYSGGVIHFAHYCFGLFYYVLVGFTVLCQVPANGREGKVSSLDHSIPFGDWFEMVSSPHYFAEFLIYTSMAVTFGFYNLTWWLVVTYVFFNQAVSAVLCHEYYLNKFKHYPKYRKAYIPFIF, from the exons ATGTTGGCTGCGGTGTGGCTGGCTTTGGCTGCTTGTTTCTTCGCCGCGCTGCTGGTTCTGCTAGTCCTGCCGCTGAAAAGATCACCCGGGGCTCTCTCGCTTAACCTCTCCGGGATCTTTCAAGATCTGATCCGGTACGGGAAGACCAAGACAGCCTGTGGGCAGCGTCCTGCCCTTCTGCAGATCTTTGATGTTCCCAAGAG GTGGTTCTACCATTTTTATGTTGTGTCTGTGACCTGGAATGGCTTCGTGTTACTGCTGTTTACGCAGTGTGTGCTTTTCTCTCGATCGTTTCCCTCCTGGCTTCAGGATTTGCTTGACATTCTTGTTGGAGCAAAGGAAGACAGAGGCGTCGGTGGCTCAGAAAATG GTGCTGAATTCCTGTCAGCCTTCCTGGTCTGCTTTTTGGTCTGGGTGAATAGCTGTCGACGGTTAAAAGAATGTCTTCACGTCAGCATCTATTCTGGAGGGGTCATTCATTTTGCACACTACTGCTTTGGCCTTTTTTACTATGTTTTGGTGGGGTTCACAGTGTTGTGTCAGGTGCCAGCAAATGGTAGAGAAG gaaaggTCTCCAGTTTGGATCACAGCATTCCTTTTGGAGACTGGTTTGAAATGGTGTCCAGTCCTCATTATTTTGCAGAATTTCTCATATATACATCAATGGCTGTCACTTTTGGATTTTATAACTTAACTTGGTGGCTAGTGGTGACATACGTCTTTTTTAACCAGGCAGTAAGTGCTGTTTTGTGCCACGAATATTACTTAAACAAATTTAAGCACTATCCAAAATATCGGAAAGCATATataccttttattttttaa